TCTTTGTAATCCGCCAGCCCCACGCGCTCAAAAAGCGGGTCGAGGATGGCGTGACGCTCCTCCTTACTCACCCCCTGCATCAGAAGCACAAACTCGGCGTTTTCCCAGGCGGTGAGCACCGGAATGAGGTTGTAGGCCTGAAATACAAAGCCAATATGCCCCAGCCGATACTCCGCTGCCTGAGAGCGGCTCATTCCGCTGACGCGCTCCCCCTCAATGCGCACCTCGCCAGAACTCGGATCATCGAGGCAACCGATCATATTGAGCAGCGTCGTCTTTCCCGAGCCCGATGGTCCGGCCAGAGACGTAAACTCTCCGGCCTCCACCTTCAGGTTGATGCCCCGCAGCGCCCGCACCTCCACCTCACCCTGGTGGTAGATGCGCTCCAGGTCCTTCACCTCGATCAAGGATGCGCTCTCGCCAGCTGATTCACTCATTCGTAGAACCTCATCGCCTGCGACGGTGCCAGGCGCATCGCCCGCACCGCCGGATACACCGCGCTGATCATCACCACGGCCAACACCATCGCCGATGCCAGAAGCCAACGCCCCGGCTCCAGATGGCTGCGCACCACGAGATCATTCATCGCAATGCCCGCCATCTCCATATCCCCCACACCCATCGCCGCCATGTCGATCCCCACCTGAGCGATCGTCAGGTGCCCCGCAATGCCCAGAACAAAGCCCGCAAACATGCCGACCAACGCCAGATAAAGCGCCTCCCAGATCACCAACCACCCGACCTGCCCCGGGCCCACACCCAACGCGCTGAGCAGGCCGTACTCCCGAACCCGCTCCATCACTGCCATCAAAAAGGTGTTGGCGATCGCGAAGAGCACGATCAAGAAGATCACCACAAAGTAGATCCCGTTGACCGCCGCATCGAACTCCAGGAGGCCACTCATCTCCGGGACCGCCTGCTCCCAGCTCAACACCTCCAACGCCTGCGCCCCCTCGACCTGCTGCAACGCCGCGATCACCTCATCCTGAGCCTCCACCTCGCTCACCAGCACCCCGACCTGCGTCAGCGCATCCCCCATTCCCACCGCCTCCTGCGCAACCTCCAGCGGCGCATACGCCTGCAGGTCGGCCTCCCCGGCCATGCCGCTTCTGAGAAGTCCGCTGACATAGAAAAGTGCGCGCGTCACCTCCCCATCAACCCGCGACGCCGTCAGCACCACCTTATCGCCCACCGAGACATTTAGGCGATTCGCCAGCCCCTCGCTGATCACCACCGGCGCGTCGTACTCACGTGAGAAAAACGCCCCCTCCACCAGGTCATCCCGCAGGTCAGCCAGAGGCTGCTCCCGCTCCAGCACCACCCCGCTCAAACGCACCGCCTCATTGCCACGGGCGCTGGAGAGCAAGCCGTTGATGATCACCCGCGGCATCACAGCTTTAACCTCGGGCAACCCCTCCGCGCGCACCATCACCGGCCCGGGATCGGCCACCACCACATCGCTCCCCTGCCCCTCCCACCAGCCGGCTCCGTGCACCAGCACACTTCCCCCGGTGGCCTCCCGGGCCTTCTCCTCCATCCGCGCGTAGCTATCCGCGCTGATCCCCATGGAGATCAACATCAGTCCGAACGAGAACGCAATCGCCGAGGCAATGATCACCGTCCTCGTGCGATTCCTCCACAGATTGCGCCAGGCGATCTTCCACATCCTCAGCTCCTCCCTGAGATCGCCGGTGCGATCTCCACCCGCGCGCTCTGCGTGGCCGGCCACAGCCCGCACAACAGACTCACCACAACCATCACCACCGCCGGCTCGACAACCGTGCGCCATCCCACCGTCGTGTAGATGCGCTCATCAAACGAGACCCCCATGTAACTAAAGGAGGTCTGTGGCGAGAAGATCGACAGATCCAGGCCAGCACTGGCGTGATAGAGGCTCAAACTGGCCCCGAGCACCACACCAAGCAACGCCCCCATCACCCCGAGCACCATCGTTTCCAGCACCACGATCCAGAAGAGGCGCCGCGGGCTGACCCCGATCGCCATCAACACCCCGAACTCTCTGCGACGCTCCAGCGCGCTCATCCGCTGGGTGTTCATAATGCCCAGACTCGCCACCAGATAGATGATCAGATACATCACCGCGTTGCTGCTCCCGGTCAGTTCCACGAGCTCGGCGATGCTTGGCAAAACCTCCTGCCAGGGCCGCACCGCCATCTCCTGCTCACTGACGAGCTCTTCGATCACCGGCGAGAGCCGCTGAGCAAGCGCTGGCGCCTTCGAGAGATCGGCAGCCCCGATCACAACCTGGTGCACCTGCCCCTCAAGCGCCCCCAGGTAGCGCGCCCGCTCCAGATGCACATACGCCGCCTGCCGATCGATGATCGAGGTGCCGGTACGCACCACTCCGACGACCTCAAAGACATCGTTTCCAAGCGAGCCGTCGGCAGCCTCCAGAAAGACCACCAGCTCATCACCCACCTGGGCCTCAAGCTGGCGCGCCAGGCGATCGCCGAGCACCACCTCCCCGAGCCCCTCGACCGGATCCTCATCGGCCAACCAGCGTCCCTGGACCACCGCCTCTTCCACCGGCGTGGCCCGGGCTTCAAGCTGCGGATCCACACCGAGAATCTGCGCCACCTGCGAGCGCTGCTCATCGCCCAGAAGCCCGAAGAGGCGTACGCGGGCGCTCACCGCCTCAACCCCCGCCTCACCTCCCAGCCGCTCAAGCCCCTGCGGCGTCATCTCAAAAGAACGGTAGATCGCCGGCTCCTCCACGTAGTCTGAGCGCTCAATCTGAACCTGCAACGAATCCAACGCTGTGCTCCCCCGCACCATGGCCCCCATCCACCCGTCGAGAAAACTCACCGTCCAGATCATCATCGCTACCGCCAGCGCCACCCCTCCCGAGGTCAGCACGCTGCGCCAACGGTTGCGCAATAGATTTCGAAGTGCCAGGCGCACAATCATCGCGTCCTCGCCACGCGTCGCAAGCCCTGGCGCGTAAAGGTCGAAGCCTCCACAGGCACATCAAAGGCCATCTCCACATACTCCATCCGCGTGTATTCCCCGGGCTTCGCCGGCAGCACTGTCACCACCGCGGGCAAGCGCCGACCACCAAGCTCGCGCACCCCCGAGAAGTTCATGGTTCGCTCCACCGCCCCGCCTGAATAGAAGCGCGCGCGGTGCGGAAGTCCATCCTCTGCGCTGACCTCGTAGAGCACCTTCTCCCAGACCACCGGCGCCCCCTCTCGGGGACGAAGCTCCACCTGCACAACCCGCTCCCCATCGAGCTCCGCCCAGCGCAGCGCGGCATGATAGTCCCTCTCCAGGCTCGTCTCGCGCATCAGATCGTCGTTGGAGAAATGACTTCCCATCCACGCCTCACTCAACATCCCGGTCGGCACGCGGATCAGGCGGTCGGCACGCGGCGCGTAATTCCAGAGCCCTTCCTCCGAGCGCAATGTCGCTGTGCCAGCCTCCCTGGCCGGCGAGCGAATCACCATCAGCGCTTCATCTCGCCCCCGGCTCCACTGCTCGATCTCCAACTCCCGGGAGCCCCGCTCGTTGACGACCGTCATCTTCAACCGTCCCCTTGAGCTTGACGCCATATAGAGCCGATCAAGCCGCTCCAGAACATCGCTCAGCTCCGGCAACGCCTGCTCCGGCGCATTCGCCTCTCCCCTGACACTCGCCACGCTGCCCGGCTCGGGCGACTGCGCGTCGCTCACAAGCGGCGTCACCGCCACGACCAGCCCCAGCACCACTGCACCTCTCCATCCAGAGCCCCGCTTCCTCATCGCCTCTCCTCCTTAGCTTCCACATCCCACGACCCACGCTGAGCGGGACTCCAGAGACGCCGGTACGCGTCGAGCGCCCGCATCAAAAACACCTCGACATCGCCCCCTTCCATCGCATCGATATGCTCAAGCATCCATCGATCCGACGCCTCTCCCATGGCCATCGTCATCGTCACAAGCCACTCCAGCGGTACATCCTCGCGCACCAGCCCCAGCTCTCGCCCACGCTCCAACACCCGCTCGGTATGGCGCTCCCCCCACGCCTGAACCTTCGCCGCCGCCTTCTCCGAAATCCCTCCAGCCCCACCCGATTTCAGAGAGCGCACCAGCCGCACGTACCAGGTATCCCGACGCAGCGCCTCCAACCCCAGGCGCCCCATCCGCTCGATCTCCGACCAGAACGTCTCCTCGGTCAGCGCATCGACATCAAACCCACCCAGCCGACTTAAAAATCGCTCGCTTGCCCGCGTAAACACCGTCGCGAAAAGATCCGCTTTGTCCTCAAAGTAGTAATACAACGAGCCCTTACTGATCTTTGCCCGCCGGATGATCTGATTAACCGACGCTGACTCATAGCCGCGCTCGGCAAACTCCTCACCGGCCGCCTCCAGGATCTCCTCCTGGCGCTCCCCATCCAGTTTCTCAAAACGCGTCCTGACCACGCTCATCACTCCTGCTCTTATCCCAACGGCTCCGCACTCCCGACCGGCGCGCCGCAATCGTCTTACCAGCACTTCGACCTAGCGTTCAAACCACACAGTTAGACCACCTGGTCCACACATAATAAGATAGAATCAAACATAATCAAGAGCAGCACGATCATCTCCTGGAACGCGCCTCTATCACCCCGCAGACCGCTTGCTGCACAGGCCCCGCTTCCCCCCGACGAGCCGCCCTGAGCGCACGGGTCAAGTCGTCGCCCCCCCCTTGCGGTGTCGCATCAGCCCCCCGTGTTGGCATCACTCCGCCTCAAACACCATGCCCGCCAGCTCCAGGCGGTCGATCAACGCGGACCCCATGGCCGCCGCAGTGGTCAAGACTCCTCCCCGGACCACACCATCACCGAGGGCGTCTTCCCCATCCGCCAGAAGCATCGCCGACTCACTCAACATCAACGCCGTCGCCCCGTAGCCCGGGTCTTTGTCGGCCTCCACGCGCACAACAAGCGGCGCATCCCCCGCCTTCATCGCCCTCTCATCCTTCCAGCCGAAGACTTTTACACAGAAGCGCCCCTCTTCCATCGTCTTCTCCGAGGGCCCCTCACCGGCCGCCGGCAACACAAAGCGGCGAAGTAACGCCCGCGTCGGTCCCAGCGCAAGCCCCGCCACCAACCCGCCCAGCCCCAACGCCATCGACCATGCCCCCACCGCCCCGCCAACCCCGCGTCCCAGCTTGACGACTTCGCCGTAACGAAAGTCACGACCGTACTCAAACCCCCGAAGAGCGTTGCTGCGCCGGACGACCTTCTCGTTGACCCGTGCCATCATAAAAGGCCCCGTCCACGCGCCGATCGCCCGATCAAATCGTGCCCCATCCTGCGGGCCTCCATCCGCCCCCGGCGCCTCCCCGGCCGGATAGAGCGCATAGGGATCGGCCAGACGCTCACGCACCTTCGCATCCCGTGAAGCCCGCTCCACTGTCTCCGCCGCACTCGCCACCGTCCCTCCCGAAAATCCTCCCCGGGCATCCCACAGATAGAACTTCGCCAGACCTGCAGGCTCTGCCCACTGCCGCTTCGCCTCCTGCTGCAAACGTAACACCCCAAGATCGCTGGGAATCGAGTCAAACCCGCAACTATGCACAATACGCACCCCCGCGCTCCGGGCGGCCTCGTGGTAGCGCTCGATCATCTCCGCCACCCAGTCCATCTCACCGGTCAAATCGCAATAGTCCGCCCCCTCCTCCACACACGCCCGCACCACCGCCTCGCCATACAACGCATAGGGCCCCACCGTCGTGCACACCACACGGGTGCGCGCCGCCATCGCCTTCAAACTCCCCTCATCACCCACGTCGGCCGCCACAACACTCGGCGCGGCGCCCCCGGAGGCAAGCTCGCCCAGCTCAGCGAGCAGCGCGTGCAACTTCGCCTCATTGCGCCCGGCCACCGCCCAGCGGCGATCCCCGCCGTGCTGCGCCAGATATCGCGCTACAAGACGTCCGGTAAATCCCGTGGCACCGAACACCACCACATCAAACTCTCGCGCCGTCGAAACCATCCCATCCTCCTTAGCGTTGCCACGCTCAATGTTCACCATTCTTATTCAACCTGCCTCACCCCATCGCCCCTCACAACCCACCTTGATACGCCGGGCGCTGCGCCCACCTTTTCTTCGTTCTGGAGCACAACCAGGGGACCTCCCTGCGGCCTCTTCCACGGTGGGCGGCAAACCTATGAGCTTTGAGCTGAGTTTTGTCTTCTTATTAACACTGGTCGCATTGGTGCTCTTTGTCACCGAACGCATGCGCGTCGATCTCGTCGCCCTGCTCACCATGGCCGCGCTACTTCCCACCGGCATCCTCACGCCGGCCGAAGGCTTGAGCGGCTTTAGCAACGAGGCCACCGTCACCATCGCCGCGATGTTTGTCCTCAGCCGTGCCCTCCATCGCACCGGCTCGCTCAAACACATCGCAACCCACCTGGGGCGCCTCTACGCCTACGATGCTCGCCTGGCCACCGCCGCGATGATGCTGGGCGTGGCCGCGATGTCGGCCTTTATCAACAACGTGGCGGTGGTCGCGATCATGCTACCGGTGCTCCTGGGCGTCTCCCGAGCCAACGGCATCAACCCCTCCAAGATCATGATGCCCCTCTCCTTCGCCGCGATTTTCGGGGGCACCTGCACGCTCGTAGGCACCTCCACCAACATTCTCATTAGCGGGCTGCTCACCGATCTCAACCAGCCGGCGATGAACATGTTTGAGATGACCCTGGTCGGGCTGCTCTTCCTGATCGCGGGCACCGGCTACATGCTCACCGTAGGTGACGCCATCCTCCCCGACCGCGACAACCCCGACTACCGCCGCAGCGACTCCGAGACCCAGCCCTACCTCACCGAATTGCGCTTCGCCCCCGATTATCCCGACATCGGCAAGACCCCAAACATCATCTTAGGCGGCACCGAGGCCACCCTCCTGGCCATGATTCGCGACGACGAGATGCTCGACGATCCCGACGATCGCCCCCTGAAACCCGGCGACATCCTGCGCATCTCCGCGCCGGCCACCGTGGTGCGCGACTTGCTGGATACCGTCGGTGTCACCTCCCTGGCCGATCCCCAACCCGAGCCCGACGATCATCAACCCATGGAACTCATTGAGGTCGTCATCGCCCCGGACGCCGCCGTCGTCGGGCGCAGCCTCGGCGAGTCGGGTTTTGCCCGCTACCACCCCGCCCGGGTGCTCGCCTTGCGGCGCTCAGCCGATACCGTCGTCGATCAACTCCTCGACGTCCCCATCCAGGGCGGCGACGTACTGCTCATTCAGGCCATGCCCGGCCAGGTCCCCCTCCTCCAGGACAGCCCCGACTTCATCGTCGTCTCCGAGATCGGCCTCTGGGAGTTCAAGCACGCCTTTACCCTCCCGGTCATCGCAGCATTACTGGCCGTCATTCTGTTGGCCGCCTTCGGAGTAGCCCCCATCGTCACCCTGGCCAGCGCCGCCGCCGTGCTTGTGGTGCTCATCGGCGTCATCTCCATCGAAGAGGCCTACGAGGCCATCGACTGGCAGGTGATCTTCCTGCTCGGCGGACTCATTCCCCTGGGCATCGCCCTGGAAAAAACAGGGGGTGTGACCATGCTCGCCAACGCCACTCTGGCGCTCGTCGGTGACTTCGGCCCCCGCGTCATCCTCACCACCTTCTTCCTGGTCACCATGGCCATGACGGCCATTATCTCCAATCAGGCCACCGCTGTCCTCATTACTCCCGTGGCCGTCAGCGCCGCGATCAGCCTCGGCGTCGATCCCCGCCCCTTTGTCTTCGCCATCGTCTTCGGCGCTTCAGCCAGCTTCGCCTCCCCGGTCGGCTACCATACCAACGTGATGGTCTACAGCGCCGGAGGCTACCGCTACATGGACTTCGTGCGCGTGGGCATCCCCCTCTCCCTTCTCTTTCTGGTGGTCGCGGCCTTCGTCATCCCCTGGTACTGGCCACTCTGAGCGTTGGCCCGGGCATCCGGGCCGACGCTCACCCCTTAATAGCCACGCAGACCTTTCCAAGATGCCGCCCGCCCTTCATCACCTCAAAGGCCTCCACCGCGTCTTCAAATCCCACCACACGGTCGATGACCGGTCGCAGCCCATGCTGTGCAAGCGCCCGATTCA
This DNA window, taken from Lujinxingia sediminis, encodes the following:
- a CDS encoding outer membrane lipoprotein-sorting protein, which produces MRKRGSGWRGAVVLGLVVAVTPLVSDAQSPEPGSVASVRGEANAPEQALPELSDVLERLDRLYMASSSRGRLKMTVVNERGSRELEIEQWSRGRDEALMVIRSPAREAGTATLRSEEGLWNYAPRADRLIRVPTGMLSEAWMGSHFSNDDLMRETSLERDYHAALRWAELDGERVVQVELRPREGAPVVWEKVLYEVSAEDGLPHRARFYSGGAVERTMNFSGVRELGGRRLPAVVTVLPAKPGEYTRMEYVEMAFDVPVEASTFTRQGLRRVARTR
- a CDS encoding saccharopine dehydrogenase family protein, with protein sequence MVSTAREFDVVVFGATGFTGRLVARYLAQHGGDRRWAVAGRNEAKLHALLAELGELASGGAAPSVVAADVGDEGSLKAMAARTRVVCTTVGPYALYGEAVVRACVEEGADYCDLTGEMDWVAEMIERYHEAARSAGVRIVHSCGFDSIPSDLGVLRLQQEAKRQWAEPAGLAKFYLWDARGGFSGGTVASAAETVERASRDAKVRERLADPYALYPAGEAPGADGGPQDGARFDRAIGAWTGPFMMARVNEKVVRRSNALRGFEYGRDFRYGEVVKLGRGVGGAVGAWSMALGLGGLVAGLALGPTRALLRRFVLPAAGEGPSEKTMEEGRFCVKVFGWKDERAMKAGDAPLVVRVEADKDPGYGATALMLSESAMLLADGEDALGDGVVRGGVLTTAAAMGSALIDRLELAGMVFEAE
- a CDS encoding ABC transporter ATP-binding protein, with amino-acid sequence MSESAGESASLIEVKDLERIYHQGEVEVRALRGINLKVEAGEFTSLAGPSGSGKTTLLNMIGCLDDPSSGEVRIEGERVSGMSRSQAAEYRLGHIGFVFQAYNLIPVLTAWENAEFVLLMQGVSKEERHAILDPLFERVGLADYKDRKPHEMSGGQQQRVAVVRALGSRPRLVLADEPTANLDSATSASLLDLMQELNKERGVTFVFSTHDEMVIERARRVIRLDSGRVVADERDEGA
- a CDS encoding SLC13 family permease, giving the protein MSFELSFVFLLTLVALVLFVTERMRVDLVALLTMAALLPTGILTPAEGLSGFSNEATVTIAAMFVLSRALHRTGSLKHIATHLGRLYAYDARLATAAMMLGVAAMSAFINNVAVVAIMLPVLLGVSRANGINPSKIMMPLSFAAIFGGTCTLVGTSTNILISGLLTDLNQPAMNMFEMTLVGLLFLIAGTGYMLTVGDAILPDRDNPDYRRSDSETQPYLTELRFAPDYPDIGKTPNIILGGTEATLLAMIRDDEMLDDPDDRPLKPGDILRISAPATVVRDLLDTVGVTSLADPQPEPDDHQPMELIEVVIAPDAAVVGRSLGESGFARYHPARVLALRRSADTVVDQLLDVPIQGGDVLLIQAMPGQVPLLQDSPDFIVVSEIGLWEFKHAFTLPVIAALLAVILLAAFGVAPIVTLASAAAVLVVLIGVISIEEAYEAIDWQVIFLLGGLIPLGIALEKTGGVTMLANATLALVGDFGPRVILTTFFLVTMAMTAIISNQATAVLITPVAVSAAISLGVDPRPFVFAIVFGASASFASPVGYHTNVMVYSAGGYRYMDFVRVGIPLSLLFLVVAAFVIPWYWPL
- a CDS encoding ABC transporter permease produces the protein MIVRLALRNLLRNRWRSVLTSGGVALAVAMMIWTVSFLDGWMGAMVRGSTALDSLQVQIERSDYVEEPAIYRSFEMTPQGLERLGGEAGVEAVSARVRLFGLLGDEQRSQVAQILGVDPQLEARATPVEEAVVQGRWLADEDPVEGLGEVVLGDRLARQLEAQVGDELVVFLEAADGSLGNDVFEVVGVVRTGTSIIDRQAAYVHLERARYLGALEGQVHQVVIGAADLSKAPALAQRLSPVIEELVSEQEMAVRPWQEVLPSIAELVELTGSSNAVMYLIIYLVASLGIMNTQRMSALERRREFGVLMAIGVSPRRLFWIVVLETMVLGVMGALLGVVLGASLSLYHASAGLDLSIFSPQTSFSYMGVSFDERIYTTVGWRTVVEPAVVMVVVSLLCGLWPATQSARVEIAPAISGRS
- a CDS encoding TetR/AcrR family transcriptional regulator, with protein sequence MSVVRTRFEKLDGERQEEILEAAGEEFAERGYESASVNQIIRRAKISKGSLYYYFEDKADLFATVFTRASERFLSRLGGFDVDALTEETFWSEIERMGRLGLEALRRDTWYVRLVRSLKSGGAGGISEKAAAKVQAWGERHTERVLERGRELGLVREDVPLEWLVTMTMAMGEASDRWMLEHIDAMEGGDVEVFLMRALDAYRRLWSPAQRGSWDVEAKEERR
- a CDS encoding ABC transporter permease produces the protein MWKIAWRNLWRNRTRTVIIASAIAFSFGLMLISMGISADSYARMEEKAREATGGSVLVHGAGWWEGQGSDVVVADPGPVMVRAEGLPEVKAVMPRVIINGLLSSARGNEAVRLSGVVLEREQPLADLRDDLVEGAFFSREYDAPVVISEGLANRLNVSVGDKVVLTASRVDGEVTRALFYVSGLLRSGMAGEADLQAYAPLEVAQEAVGMGDALTQVGVLVSEVEAQDEVIAALQQVEGAQALEVLSWEQAVPEMSGLLEFDAAVNGIYFVVIFLIVLFAIANTFLMAVMERVREYGLLSALGVGPGQVGWLVIWEALYLALVGMFAGFVLGIAGHLTIAQVGIDMAAMGVGDMEMAGIAMNDLVVRSHLEPGRWLLASAMVLAVVMISAVYPAVRAMRLAPSQAMRFYE